Genomic DNA from Deinococcus humi:
GACGGCCCTGGAGCTCGTTACCCAGACGGCGCGCGACCTCACGGCGACGGACGGCGGGCGGGGGGATCTGAACCGGCTGGACGGCTTCTGCTGGCTGGCCGACAGCCGATATGTGGCGTACAGCATCGCGTCTTACCGCAGCGAGGACGCCTTCGGGGAGGAGTTCGAGCTGAGCCCCAGGGATTACACGCTTTATGTGAAGGACGTTCTGACCGGCAAGAACGTGCACATCGTTAGGGGAGCAACGCAGCCGGGATGCGGTCCCCGGTGAGGCCCTCTTACGGTCGTGTTGCCTTGGCTGCGAAGGCGGAGGCGGCCAGAAATTCAAGCCACGCTTTCTGTCATCTCACCCCAGATCTGAAAGGCCTGGTTCTGGTGGTGTCGTCTGGCAGGGGTGGGAACGGTTGTGGCAGGTTTTGTGTGCTGAGCCGACTTGCCATCAGACTGGTGTACGTTGGGTGCAGGCCGTGAACAGTGATGACCAGGATACCCGCTGCCTTACCCAGCTTGTGGAGCGGGGCGAGACGATGCCCGATAGGGATGGCGCGAAGGCGCCGGAATGGCGTCCTGGTGCCGGAGATGCAGCTCGGGTTCCGAGCGACTGAGGGGATCCCTCTCGATGCTCTGGATGACCATAACGGAATGGGGGCGGGCCTGCTCCAACCCGCTGGGAGACGTGTGACTGCGCTGTAAACCCTCCCCAGGCAAACTGAGGGCATGGCCGTTCGCTCTCCTGCCTCCGTGCTGGCGCTCCTGACCGTCTACATGGTTGGCTACGCCATCTGGCTGCTGCTCGGCGCACCGGCTGGAGACAGGACATCCGTGCTGGCAAACCTGCTGCTCGTACCCCCCTTTTTGCTGGCGACGCTGGTGGTCTGGACGGTAGCCAGGCTGCCGCAGGTGACGGCAGCCCCGGCTTGGCGCTGGCTGGGGTACGGTTTCCTGGCCTGGGCGCTGGGTGGGCTGATCTACTCCGGGTATGACCTGCTGGGGCTGCCTCCCTTTCCCTCTCTGGCAGACGTGGGCTATCTGGCCACCCTGCCGTGCTTCGCCGCAGGGTTGACCGCCCTACGCCGCGAACGTCGGGGCACCCTGCAGACCCTCAGCTTCCTGACCGACGCCGCGCTGGTCACGCTGATTCTGGGCGCCCTGGGGTGGCAGACCTTTTTCCAGAGCACGCTCGCAGACACCGCGCAGCCCGTCCTGGCACTGTGGATCTCGCTGGCGTATCCCGTCTTGTACCTGCTGCTGTGTGCCGCCACCGTAACGCTGGCCCTATGGAAGCCGCTGGGCCTGCGCAGACGGGTGATCGCCCTGCTGGCCGCCGGACTGCTGTGCTTTCTGGGCACCAACGTCCTCTACTTTGGCGCGGTGGCCCGCGGCAGTTACGTGCCGGGCACCTGGCTGGATCTGGGCTGGCCGCTGGCGGCGTTCCTGATCGCCTGGGCGGCGTACCGCTGCGGCGAGGCGGCCACACGGCCCCAGCCGAACTGGCCTCAGTTGCCCAGCGAGTGGTGGAAAGGATTGCTGCCTCATTACGCGGTGGTGGCCGCGTTCCTGGTCTACCTGGCCCTGCACCTGGGAGCCCCACTGGACCGGCCACAACAGGTGCTGCTGTGGCTGATCGTGGGCCTATTCGCGCTGCGTCAGCTCCTGGTGCTGACCGACAACCAGCGCCTGCAACTGCACCTGACGCACCGCGCCGAACATGATCCGCTGACTGGCGTGCGCAATCGGAGCGACCTAGAAGTCGATCTGCAACGGCAGATTGACGAGGCCCGCACCTGGAACAGCGTGGTGGCGGTGTTGTTCATTGACCTTGACCGCATGAAGGAGATCAACGACACCTTCGGACATGTGGTGGGCGACCACCTGCTGCAAGCGCTGGCCACCCGACTGTCTGAAGCCCTGCCCGCCGACGCCCTGCTCTTCCGATTCGGCGGCGATGAGTTTGTGGCCGTGCTGCCCAGACATGACGCAGCAGCGGCCGCCAGGGTGGCGCAGACGCTGCTTGCCGCCGCCAGCAAGGCCTTCCAGATCGGCCCGGAGATCTTACATGTGTCGGCCAGTCTCGGGATTGCGCTGGCTCCTGGCGACGCTGAGCAGGCCACCGCGGCCATCAAGCAGGCAGACGGAGCCCTGTACCGCGCCAAGCAGGCGGGCAGGGACACCTGGCGCTTCGCCAGCGAGCAGCTCAACAGCCTGCACATGCCCCAGGCCCAGCTGGAAGTGCAGCTCCGCGGCGCTTTGGAACGAGGCGAGTTCGCCATGTACTTTCAGCCGCTGATTGATCTGCGCAGCGGGCGGGTGCGCAGTTTTGAGGCCCTGATGCGCTGGAATTCCCCCGTGCTCGGGCCAGTCTCGCCTGCCGATTTCATTCCAGTGGCCGAAACGCGCGAGATGATGGGCGGGCTGGGGCACTGGGCCATGCGCGAGTCGATTCGTCAGATGTGCGCGTGGCAGGCGGCGTTGCCTGGCGTCAGTGTCGCAGTCAACGTGTCGGCCACGCAATTCGCCTACGAAAACTTCGTGGCCGACACGCGCGCCACGCTGGCCGAGTACGGCGGCACGCCCGGGCTGCTCACGCTGGAGATCACCGAGAGTGCGGTTCTGGCCGACGCGATGCAGGCCCGGCAAAAATTACTGGAACTGCGCGCCCTGGGCGTGCGCGTGGCCTTGGACGACTTCGGGACCGGCTACTCCAGCCTGGGTCAGCTCCGCTCACTGCCCGTGGATGTCCTCAAAATCGACCGGGTGTTCATCCAGGACAGCAACACCGATTCGGCGTTCATCCAGGCCATGATTTCGATGGGGCACAGCCTGGGGCTGGAGGTGGTGGCCGAGGGCATCGAGGACGCGGCCACCGTCGCCCAGCTGCAGGCCCTGAGATGTGATCTGGGCCAGGGATTTTACTTCGCTCGGCCACAACCTGCCGGTCAGGCGGTGGCCGCGATGGCGCAGGGCAGCCTTCTGGCCCTGCCACGTTGCTGACACTGCACTCCTGCCGCCGCTCCCAAAGTCCCGCCCCAACCACCAGATAACCGGATTCACATCACTCGCTTGGCACCGTACATCCAGTCATCGGCCGCCGACGGCCATTCGCCGAGAGCCGCGTGCAATCCAGCCAGATCGGCGTCTTTGAAGGCACCCAGTTTCTCCCCTGGGAGAAGCAAGAGTTCTTGCAACCGCACCCTGCGCCACCCAACACCGGCACTGTACATGGGCGCTGGAGGGGTGACAAGGCTTTGACTGATCAGGTGCGGGCGCCCTGCGGTCTCTTCTCATCCCTGACGACGACGCCCAAAACCACTGGCCGGGGATGGGCGCTTGTGTTGCCAATGGCAGCACTTCAAGGGGAAATCTCGCTTGTCGGAGGGCTTCCACCTTGCGTCCGTTCCAGCAGGCGACGGACTTCCCAGCAGGCACCACCATGCTGTGTCACGCACCAGCCATTGTGGGAGACATACAGTCATCGTCACGCCATGAGCACGGCTTTGAACCCCGTGCCAAACACACCCAGGAGCATCTATGACGAACCTCACGTCCCTCTCTGCCAGCCAGCTCGCCCGACTCGTGACGGAAAAAAGAGCTTCGTCCCTGGAGATCGTAGACGCGTATATCGAGCGAGCGCAACAGCTGCAGGACCTCAATGCCCTGCCTTTCCCGTGCTTTGATCGGGCGCGGCGTGAGGCCCAGGAACGCGACGCCCAACTGGCCCGGGGAGAACGTCTGGGCCCGCTGCACGGCGTGCCCCTTACCGTCAAGGACTGGCTCGAGGTGGAGGGCCTGCCCTGTCGTGCCGGCGACGAAGCGCGCCGGGGGATGGTCTGTCAGCAAGACGCGACGGCCGTGGCCCGTCTGCGCGCTGCGGGAGGGGTTGTGCTCGGGAAGACTGCGGTCCTGCCCGACACGGCCGTGTACGGGCGGGTGGCTAATCCCTACGGCGAGGGCCGCAGTCCTGGTGGATCGAGTTCGGGCGAGGCGGCCCTGATCGCCGCGGGCGGCAGTCCTTTGGGCCTGGGCAGCGACTCCGGCGGCTCCATCCGCCAGCCGGCCGCCTTTTGCGGGGTGGCCGGACTCAAACCCACCTCGGGGCGGGTGCCGCCCACTGGGCATCTTCCGCGCATTAATCCGCTCGCCGATTCGCGCACAGTCATCGGTCCACTGGCCCGACGGGTGGAAGATCTCGCTCTCGCACTGCACCTCATCGCGGGCGAGGACGGCTGGGACGCGAGTGTGGTCCCCGCGCCGCTCAGTGACTACCGTGAAGTGCGGGTACCGGTCCTGCGCGCCGCATTTTTTGACCGTTTGCCGGGGGCGGAGGGCCTGGATGATGCGGACGCCTCCTGCGTGTTGGGGGAAGCGGTGACGGCGCTCAAGCACTTGGGCGTTGAGGTCCGTGAAGCTGCGCCACCTGGCCTGGACGCGACGATGGCGCTCACCCGGGAGTACTGGGCGCGGCCCGAATCATCGTCGTGGGAGTTGTGGGAGCCTGACGGGGCCTCGACCCTCAGTGCCGACCAGGTCGAGCGTCACCTGTTCGAGTGGGATCGTTTCCGGCGCGGGGTATTGGGCTTCATGCGCGGTGTGGACGTGATCTTGACGCCCGTCACGCGGTCGGGCGCGGTGAAGCACGGGGACGACGAGGGCGGCATCGATTTTACGGCCCCCTTTAGCCTGACGGGACAGCCCGCCGCCGTGGTGCGTTGTGGGAAGACGGCGGACAGACGACCCCTGGGCGTGCAGGTGGTGGCCCGGATGTGGCGCGAGGACGTGGCCTTGGCCGTGGCGCACGCCCTGGAAGAGGCGCTGGGCGGCCACCGAAGCCCCCCGTCACGCGAGACGGCAGACTGGAAAGCGTGAGGAGGAAGCAGTGAATGGATGGACCGTGGATGTTCGCCGATTGAGTGAGGTGCGGCCCCAGGACGTGATGGCGTTGCACAACCACCCCCGGGTGCGCCGAACCCTGCCGCTGGCTCAGTCGCTGATGGACGAGGCGGGGGCGCAGCGGTTCATCGCCGCAAAAGAGCGCTTGTGGGAAGAGCACGGGTACGGGCCCTGGGCTTTTTTCGTAGGTGACAGGTTCGCGGGGTGGGGCGGGTTGCAACCTGAGGGACCGGACGCCGACCTTGGGCTGGTGCTCCATCCCGACTTCTGGGGTCTCGGGCAACAGGTCATACCGACCATCCTCCGCCACGCCTTCTCGGAGTGGGGCCTGCCTTCGGTGACCGTGCTGCTGCCCCAAGGCCTCCGGGGGATGCGGGCAGCGACCCGCTTCGGATTCAGTCCGGACGGTGAGGTGATGCTCAATAGGGTGACTTTTGTGCGGTATCGCCTGCCGATCTCGACCTGGAGGGCGGCGCAGAAGATGCCCTGATTGCTGTTCTGCGCTGCCCATTACAGCTGGCGGAGACATGCGTGAAAGCCCCACGCCTCCAGTGACCTTGAGCAGGCTCCCCCATGCCTCACGGACAACCCTCTCGATGTTTGAGCCAGGCGGGGGAGGTTCAAGCGTGCCAGTGCACAGCCACAGGGATGTCTCGTGCACAACCAAGGGCGTCGGCGGCTGAGCCCTCGCTCTCCAAACCACACCACCTGCGCCCACCACTCATAAGGGAAAGCCCCAGACCTGCGTGTGCTGATGCAGCAGGGCCCGGAGGTGAAGGGGCTTAAGGCTGTCTGACGGGCCTCTGCGTGACATGTCCTGGTGGTCTGATGGAGAAAAACGTTGACAGTGGGCCAGGAGAGGATGCTGCTGAGGGGAGAGGTGTCGCATGCGCGCAACGCCCATCCCGTCTTGACCCTCGAAGAACAGCAGCGTTTGACCGGGCTGGTTCGTCGCCGCAAAACACCCCGAGGCCTGGCTGCTCATGCGCAATCAGTCCTGCTGGGCGCGGAGCAACCGTACACCTCGCGCACCCAGATTGGTGAGCCGTTGGGCGTGTGTCGGCACACTGTGCGTCCCTGGCGCCAAAGTCTGGCGCACCTCGGAAGATTCAGGATGACGACATGGAGCGATAAATCCGCCTGACACTGGATATTTTTAGTGATGACGACGAACTGGACCACACGAAGCATGGTGCGGCGAGCCCCAGAAGTGCGGCGTGCCCGTTCCCACGCCGGGCTCAGGACGAGAGGTCAGCCGTCACTTCTCTTGGTATCACAGCCCTCGCCTGTTGCCTGCGAAAAAGGCGAGGAGGTGCGCGTTGACCTCCTGGGGCACCTCGTGTTGAATCCAGTGGCTCACGTTCCCAAACATCTCCAGTTGCGCATCATCGACGTGCTCCACACTTCGCTCCGCCATTTCCCGCCCAAGGAACTGATCCTCGGCTCCCCACAGGATCAGGGCCGGCACGCGCACCCTCGCGTCGCCTCCCGTAGGTGCTGGGAAGAGGAACATGGCCCGGTACCAGTTGAGCATGCCTGTCAGCGTCCCGGGTTGAGCCCAGGCTTCCCGGTACCGCTTTAAATCGTCCGAGCTGAATGTTCCAGAGCGCGAGGTGTTCGTCAGGCTTCTGGCCAGCATGCGGAAATTTCTGATGCGGAGAAGCACTTCTGGCAGGACCGGCACCTGGAAGAAGAACATGTACCAGCTCTTGAGTTGCTGTGCCCGACTTGTTCTCAGCGTCTGGGCGAAGACGCCGGGATGCGGAACGTTGAGAATGGCCAGCCGCTCCACCCGCTCCGGGTGTGAAATGGCGAGATTCCAGGCTACGGCCGCGCCCCAGTCATGCCCGACCACGTACGCCCGTTCACGTCCTCGCGCGTCGAGTAGACCCAACACATCCCGGGTCAGTGCGTCAATCCGGTAGGCTGCCATGCCCGGTGGTTTCTCGCTCAGGTTGTACCCCCGCTGGTCGGGCGCCAGCACCCGGTACCCCGCGTTCGCCAGGGCTTCGATCTGGCGGCGCCATCCGTACCAGAATTCAGGAAAGCCATGCAGCAGCACGACTAGCGGGCCGTCCTGAGGGCCCGCCTCGACCACATGCAGCAGCACACCGTTGACCCTGAGCAAGGTCCGCCTGACCTGTAGAGGGGGGGAGCCTTCAGTCTCCTTTCCAACTTCTCGCGTTTCGAGCATCGCAATCTCCAGGTGGGTCAAGACGGGGAGCTGTTCCTTATGGCCGCTCCCTGCCCACTGCGTCTGTAAGCGAGGTTTCCGTGCAGGACGTGCCAGGCCACACGGGGTTGGAGCAGGGCTGCCGGCGAATCGAGGAGATTGGCCACACGCTGAAAAGCCATGGCTGGCACAGGATCCTTCCAAGCTGCCTGGTGCAGTTTCCCGACATACCAGTTCACGAACCTGGTCCTTGCTATACGGTGACCTTCTACGCCCTCAAAGCGGAGGTCCGAGCCGACGGCCATGTCCCAGGGAACGTTGATGGCTTTTGCCGCCCGAGTGAAGAAGCGGCGGGCCAGACCGTCAAACCCTTCAGCCAGGGCGTATTGCAATTCCAGGGCTTCCGTTGCCGCGACCGTCATGCCCTGGCCGTAGACAGGATTGAAACTGCAGATGGCGTCCCCGAATGCCAGGTAGCGCTGGGGGAAGCGGTCAAGCTGTTCGTAACGGCGTCTCCGGCTGCCAGGGAACTTGAACTGTGTCCCCTCGTCCAGTGGCTGGGCTCGGCTCACCAGGGTGTAGATGTCGGAGATGGGCAAACTTCGAGCGAAAGCAAGAAATCCAGCCAGATCGGTGGGGGCCTCGTCCCCCAGAATGCCCGCGAGTGTCACGATCCAGCGGTCTCCTTCGACAGGCACCATGAAACCCGACCGGGGGGTGCGGGTGGACCCGCTACAGACGACGGAGGGCACGTCCCCGCCATCGATGGCCGTCTCGCCCGGGCGACGTTGGAACACGCGTGTCGTGTAGGTGAGGCTGGTCCGCACAAAGTCCTCAGGAGGTGCCGGGTACCCCAATGCCTTCAGCCACGCAGGACTGTGTGAACCACGGCCACAGGCGTCAACCACGAGGTCGGCAGCGAGTTCTTGCTCCCCATCGCCCCCGCGTGGTGCCGAGCGGACGCCAGTGATCCGGCAACCACCCAGCGAAGTGAGGAGGCCCTGGACGTCCACGCCGTTGATGGCTTCCACATTCGACCATTCGAGCAGGCGACGGCGGACGGTCGTTTCGATGAGGGGGCGGCTCATGACGACACCTCGAAGCCCACTGGTAAAGGACACGTGGGGTGCGCCCTCATTGACCCACAGGCAGTATTCGGTCAAGTCGCCGGCCATCGCGCCTTGCTGGACGAGATCCTCCGTGATGCCCGGGAAGAACAGTTCAAGGACTTCACGGCCGCGGCCGAGCAGGCCGTGCAGGTGGCGGCCTTGAGGGACCCCTTTGCGGGGTAGAGCATGCTCAGGATGCTCGTCGCGCTCGAGGAGCGTCACGTGTTCGAAGGCATCCGCAAGGGCACGAGCGGCAAGCAGTCCACCCATACTGCCGCCAATGACGATTGCGCGTTCACCCAGCACCTTCATCGTCCCACCTCCTGTTGTGGTCGCGTGTCGCGACGAGGGCTTCAATCTGAAGTGACGGTGTTGCAAGGAACCGCTGGAATAGAGGACGGGCAGGCGACATCAGAGCAGGTTGCCGGGAGCCACACATACGCTGGAATTAAGCTGTCCGTCCCCTCTCAAGTGCAAAGCAGAGAATGAATGTTGAGATCAACTGTAGCACTTTCGCCATTTATCATTCTCCCTTTCCTTCCCCGCTGGGCGATGGCAGCGGGAAGATGCCTATGCCTCGCGGGTGCCCGATCTGGGCCGGCTTCGTCAGCGGCTGAAGACGGTCAAGGGGGTCTGGAGAAGCCCTTGAAGATAGAGTTACGGACATCTTGGGCCCTCGAAGGCCAGGGGTTCGAATTCTTCGATCACACCAAAAATCTCGTCCAGAGGGGATTTTTCTTTATAGTCGTGATGCACAAAGAGCCGCGTGCCCTGTTCGTGCCTTACAGGTCAGGAAGTCCACGGTGCAGGGTTTACTCCAATCACCCACCTCAGGAGTCGACATGAGTGAACACAGACAGGCCATTCCCCTCACCAACCGCTTCGCGGAAGCCATGACCGTCGCACACCGCTGGCACGCGGGTCACTTCCGCAAAGGGACTCCCACCCCCTACATCTCCCATCTGCTCGGCGTGGCCTCCATTGCCCTCGAGTACGGAGCCAACGAGGATGAAGCCATTGCCGCCCTCCTGCACGATGCGTTGGAGGATGGGCCGGAGAATACGGGCATTGACGCGACAGAGCTGCGTAAGGACATCGTGCGCCAGTTCGGGGCGAACGTGGCCAGGCTGGTCGATGGTGCGACGGACGCCACTCCTCAGGCAGGTGAGCCCAAGGCGCCGTGGGCCGAGCGGAAGACAGCCTACCTGGGCAAGCTCCTCCAGGAGAAGAACGCCTCCTCCCTCCTGATCAGTGCGTCGGACAAGGTGCATAACGCCCAGACCATCCTCAACGCGATCAAGCCATTGAGCGGTGCAGAACGGGTCGAGTTCTTCAAACGGTTCAATCAGGGCCTGGAGGGCACGCTGCAGTACTACCGCTTCCTGGTGGATGCGTATCGCCGTGCGCCAGGAGCCCAGGGGCGAGTCCAGCTTCAGGCCCTGTTTGACCTGTTGGACGGTACGGTCACGGCGATTGAGGAGGCGTGCGGGACGACAGCAGAAGACGTCCGCCGTCATCCCATGCTGCGGGGTGTCCTTCCAGCCTAGTGCAGACCGGAACGATATTCTCGTCAACTTGAGGTTGTCGGGCTGACTGCAGATAGGGTATAGGCCAGATCCGGGCAGGCCGGGCACTTTCGATCAGGCGCAGCTCCCCGTACATGGCCAGCGCGATTCTGGAGAAGGCTTCAGGATGCCCTTCTCCCAGGTCGGGTTCCGGGCTCATCAAGTCCGCCACCAATCAGCAAGGGGTGGTTACACAAACCCGTCCTCAGCTCCCTTCCATAGCGACGGGGTTGTACAGGTGAAATTTGCCGCACCAGTCAGGTTAGCGCTGACTGGTGCGGCAAATTTCGTTTTCGCAGCCCTTTTGCTGGACATGATTCCCTGCGGTCAGATCTACCAGGGGGAGCCTATGCCTGGCGCGTGGTGGAGATCACGTTGAACACCAGGCGAATTCGTTCGCTAGACGGGTTCCTCTAGGAAAGCGCTCGGGCTTTCGCCTTCCCCGATTTTTACGGTGCAGCCTCAGCGCCTGAATTGGCTGCCTGATGGACCTCGACGAAAACGATGTACCAGGAAGCTTCGTGCTCAGCCCAGACGAGGTGGCACATCTGCCCCTTTCTGACTTTGAGGTGCACCTTTTCTGTGAAGCCGGAATCGGTCAGGACCATCGTCCAACCTGATCTGACGCCGGAGGGTAGGACGGAGGCCATCTTGGCTTGGGGCGGACAGTCCTGACATGTGCTTCACATCTGGAAGATCGGCGAGGATGATTCCTTCGGCTGCCCGCATCCCAGCAATGGTGGGCGGACATCGTACAGATCATGCAACCTCACAGCAGGTGGGGATTCGGGGGCACCGGGTGCTGTCGCCCGCATCCAGCTCCGCTCTCCCATCGTTGCAGGGGCGCCAGAAGGCGGCAACCTCACCTGTTCACAGATGGGGACCACAACCGCCTGTCGCGGGTCACGCTCGACGGGCACATCTCCGAATGAATCGCGTTCGGCTGCATCATGCCCACGGGACTGCCGATAATGGATCACCCCCTTTTCAGGCCTGAGGCCGGGCGGCCGAAAATCGCTCCCTACAGTCTTTGCACCAGCGTCCGGCGCAACTTCACCACACCCGGCTGAAGTTGATAGCCCAGGCGCCGGTTCAGGGTGATGATTGGCGTATTCGATGCGTCATTGCCCGTTCGGACCTCCTGTGCGCCCCAGGCCCTGGCCTTTTGCAGACTCCACGCCTTCAGTGCCAGCGCGACACCCCGTCCCTGATAGGCTGGGTCCACCGCCGTGAACTCGTGCTGGAGGCGACGCCCCTCCTCATATGAACCCAGACCGACCAGACCAATCCAGCGATCTCCGTGCGCGGCGATCAGCTGAGCCTTCGGACTGAACCATTCGGCGTCGATAATCTCGCGCTCGTATTCCTCAAATGAGGGGAATTCCTCCCCATTTCCTGGGAGCAAGGGGGCCAGGCGGCGATTGAGTTCGTACAGCTTGTACCGCATTTCAGCCGTCTCCGGGGTTTCCTCAAATGTAAACAGCGAAATGCCGCGCTGCTGGGCCCTGGCCACGAGTTGCTCAAGAAGGGCCTGATCGGCGTCGCCCACGTTCATCGTCATCGTCACGAAGCGCTGCACTTCCTCGAAGCCATGGTGTACAGCGAACTGCTCATGCTCAGGAAACGCCCCGTTCACCCAGGTGGTCAGGGACGTCGCGCCTCCTTCCTCGGCCCGGGTCACCATCCACCGCACCAGCTCAGAGCCAACCCCTCTACCCCGCGAGGAGAGGTCAACGAAGACTTCACCCTGAAACCACCCCTCCGGATGCCAGGCTGAACGGGCCAGATAACCGTACCCCAGCAGGGCGCCGCCTTCCTCGGCGATGACGCGGTGCAAGACCTCCTGGCCGGCGGCGTCCTCCAGCTGTGTCGCAGCACGGTCCACGCTCGGCTCTGTCCCACTGCTGTCGTGCAGGGCATGGATGGCGACGAGATCACCTGTGGTGAACGCTCGAGTATTGAAATTCATAGAACTCCCAATCGGCTGAACAGCCGAGAACCCACGTGCTGAACCTTTTAAGCAGCAGAACAACCACCCGGACCGCAGATTGGTCCAGGTAATACCTGTTGGCTGGGTCAGTAGAACACGAGGAAATGCATCATGGTTTTTCCAGCCTATGGGTAGGAGGCATGCTCATCATCGGTCAAATGGCGTAGCAGTTTTTCTGGTTGTGTTGCCTCCTTCAGTGAACTGGTCTCCCCTGCCACGTCGTGACCTGCCTCAGGCCCTCCGGCAACCGTTTCTCAATCAGCATTGTCCAGCACGCACTCTGGCTCCCCCACCAGTTTCCTGTCAGATCCCGAGAAGTGCAGGCATTGTTCCCAACGCGGCAGCGAAGTCGGCCCTGTGACGCCAAGTGGGTAGAGGCCCAACTTCAGCCTGCTCTTCGCGTAAGGACAACGTCAGCGGGAACAGGGGCGGGGGTCCCGCTGGCCCCTGGATGAGATCTGGACGTGCAGTGGTCGCGCGCTGATTCGTGCCTTACGGGAATGACACAGGCTGTTGCCCTGAGATTGTGTCATTTATGGGGCCAGCTAACCGCCTGACAATGAGAGTGGTCGGAAAACGAAGTGCCAGCCGACTTCAAAAGTGGTTGAGTCTTGGTGAGAGCGCGCTTCCGCTACCTTCGTCGCTCAGGGTCAGGCCCCCAGGGTGGCAGGCGCTCGCGAAAACCGCCTGTTTACGGCTCGGCGCGTGATAGACCGCCCGCAAAATCAGTTTGAGATAGCTCAGCGCCCGCTGCCAGTGGGGATCGACGACACGTCAATCCCCACGCTCCACCACCTCAAAGCCCTCAGACACGAGTAACAGAGTTGCCACCGTCGGCACCAGGATCAGGCCCTCTAGACTGGGGCGTCGCGCAGCCAGGAACCTTCCAATCCAGATAGACCATAGTTCTCGTCCAGGAAGCCTTCCTTAATCTGGCAGCGTTCACCTTACTCGGCAAACATCTGCACGCTTGTCACCACCCGTGCTGTCGACCGCGCACGCCGAGGACGGCAGCGTCCACGACTCTTTGCCCCTGTACTCGCCGTACCTGACCGGCTGCCCATCGCTGTACGGCAGCCAGAGTCCAATCGCAGACTGGACCGAGACGGCGACGAGCGATTCTGTGAGTAATTGGCGCCCAGAGCAGCATGAGGACCACTCCCCACACCTAACATGGGGCATGACGTCACCACTGCGCCTCGATCGGGGCACCCTGGTCATGTCCGCAGCGCCGCCGTGTGTGGCTGATCTGTTTACCTGGGATGCCCGCAGCCAGAATTACCGGGCCAGGGGCCAGGACTACCGGGAAATCGTGCAGCGGCTGAGGGCAGCGAACCTAATCTTCAAAGACGAGGCGGCTGCCTTTCAAAAACTGGAGCTGGGTTTTGCCCGCGAGATCAGTCCCTATGCCCACCAGATAAGCACCCTGAAAGCCTGGAAAGCCGCGGGGCGACGGGGTGTGGCTGAACTTCCCACGGGTTCAGGGAAAACGCTCGTGGCCCAGCTCGCCCTGAGAGACACCCCCCGAAGTGCCCTGATCTGCGTGCCGACATTGGATCTCTTGCAGCAATGGTACTCGGGCCTTCTTGCAGCTTTCCCCGACGCGAACGTCGGCCTACTGGGGGGCGGCAGTCACGACGACACGCCGATTCTGGTCAGTACTTACGATTCCGCCGCCATCCACGCCGAGGATCTTGCTGGC
This window encodes:
- a CDS encoding GNAT family N-acetyltransferase, translating into MNFNTRAFTTGDLVAIHALHDSSGTEPSVDRAATQLEDAAGQEVLHRVIAEEGGALLGYGYLARSAWHPEGWFQGEVFVDLSSRGRGVGSELVRWMVTRAEEGGATSLTTWVNGAFPEHEQFAVHHGFEEVQRFVTMTMNVGDADQALLEQLVARAQQRGISLFTFEETPETAEMRYKLYELNRRLAPLLPGNGEEFPSFEEYEREIIDAEWFSPKAQLIAAHGDRWIGLVGLGSYEEGRRLQHEFTAVDPAYQGRGVALALKAWSLQKARAWGAQEVRTGNDASNTPIITLNRRLGYQLQPGVVKLRRTLVQRL